The following coding sequences lie in one Synechococcus sp. PCC 7336 genomic window:
- a CDS encoding tetratricopeptide repeat protein codes for MQAPIPDPNPLDLGIQYYESGQWLSAEDCLKQLLDIRPTQAEAWYILGLVGVQKEQYLIAEERLRLAIALQPSIAKYHCALGNLLQTQTQLKEASESYRAAIAIDPEYTEAHFNLELTLAQLSSYQTSESGQSEGNQIPFVDTATESLDRLLGSANRYRKAGQLDEAEAQYRRLVELYPGCADGWYSWGLLALDRHRDDIALERISHALELDPDNTSYQKASISIALNYHQSGNIQAAQKLYWQVLNANPKNPDALHLLGVIADSQKDHRKAIQLIGAAVGIDPALDLYKINLSVALLHDGQPERSIEVLSTIKQPTSLSHRTLAEAYTQTSQWFQVESSFIAAINLTPEDADLYESLGKLQVFLKKYDLATEHLQKALSLGVCTSTLFDRLCRARLEQGELEAALDIAQRGLAHFPGDRNLRWFSELACSTFFETEAESEIYRKRHLDGLEKLDSIQSSLTAEDINVDNYLFSNFQFYLSYQGKDDIIPIATKNSFTHALVQKYFSALNSNRRSAIDRKKIRIGYISWHMRRHSVGKLFLGWLEQADRSRFEIYSYCFSPVIDDYTERYKQASDRFVCQSNELDFKQIAKLIAADALDILVYLDLGMEPLGLLVASLKLAPIQCVAWGHPLTTGLPTIDYFLSGDLMEPQDGEAHYTETLIRLPGIGTYYDLPEIPDLTASRSSLGIAEGKIFYLSCQSLHKYLPQYDYLFAEIALRVPHARFLFLATFSKHYTGKFARRMARAFEERGLNFSDYCEIAPQREWAEYCAMNKTADVFLDTFAWSGGVTTLEAIACGLPIVTCPGRQMRGRHAYGILQTLGVTATVASTPEEYVEIACKLGSERQFRDSVVEEMQAKYMNLYRN; via the coding sequence ATGCAGGCACCCATTCCCGATCCAAATCCCCTCGATCTCGGCATCCAATACTACGAATCTGGTCAGTGGCTGTCAGCAGAAGACTGCTTGAAGCAGCTCCTAGATATCCGGCCCACCCAAGCTGAAGCCTGGTACATTCTCGGTCTCGTCGGAGTACAGAAAGAACAGTATCTAATCGCTGAAGAGCGGCTGCGTTTAGCGATCGCACTACAACCTAGCATTGCGAAATATCACTGCGCGCTTGGGAATCTCTTGCAAACACAGACGCAACTTAAGGAAGCCTCGGAAAGCTATCGAGCAGCGATCGCAATCGATCCAGAATATACGGAAGCCCATTTCAATTTAGAACTCACCCTCGCTCAGCTATCCTCCTACCAAACTAGCGAGAGCGGGCAATCGGAAGGAAACCAGATTCCATTCGTCGATACTGCCACTGAGTCGCTAGATCGACTGCTCGGCAGCGCCAATCGATACCGGAAAGCAGGTCAGCTTGATGAAGCTGAAGCCCAATATCGGCGTTTAGTCGAACTCTATCCTGGCTGTGCTGATGGGTGGTACTCATGGGGACTTCTCGCGCTCGATCGCCATCGAGATGATATCGCCTTAGAGCGAATTAGCCATGCTTTAGAGCTCGATCCAGACAATACCTCCTACCAGAAAGCATCGATCTCTATCGCCTTGAATTATCATCAGTCTGGCAATATTCAGGCAGCTCAAAAGCTGTATTGGCAAGTTTTAAATGCAAATCCTAAAAATCCTGATGCGCTTCATTTGTTGGGAGTTATAGCAGATAGCCAGAAGGACCATCGTAAGGCCATTCAATTAATCGGGGCAGCCGTAGGGATCGATCCTGCTCTCGATCTCTATAAAATCAATTTGAGCGTTGCGTTACTTCACGATGGTCAACCGGAGCGATCGATTGAAGTTCTGTCAACCATTAAGCAGCCAACAAGCCTGAGTCACCGAACTCTAGCTGAAGCCTATACCCAAACCAGCCAGTGGTTTCAAGTAGAAAGCAGTTTTATAGCAGCCATCAACCTCACTCCAGAGGATGCCGATCTTTATGAATCTCTAGGCAAGCTTCAGGTATTTCTCAAGAAATACGATCTCGCGACCGAACACCTGCAGAAGGCACTCTCTTTAGGTGTTTGCACTTCCACGCTGTTCGATCGCCTTTGCCGAGCCCGCTTGGAGCAAGGGGAGCTTGAAGCGGCTCTCGATATAGCCCAACGAGGTCTTGCCCACTTCCCAGGCGATCGCAATCTCAGATGGTTCTCTGAACTGGCTTGTTCGACATTTTTCGAAACGGAGGCGGAGAGCGAAATCTATCGAAAGCGCCATTTGGATGGATTGGAGAAGCTTGACAGTATCCAAAGTTCACTTACTGCAGAAGACATAAATGTTGATAACTATCTGTTTAGTAATTTTCAGTTTTATTTATCCTATCAAGGAAAAGATGACATCATTCCTATTGCCACGAAGAATAGCTTTACTCACGCATTGGTTCAGAAGTACTTCTCCGCACTCAATTCCAACCGCAGATCTGCTATCGATCGGAAAAAGATTCGGATTGGATATATTTCTTGGCACATGAGGCGTCATAGTGTTGGTAAGCTATTTTTGGGTTGGCTAGAACAGGCAGATCGCTCTCGATTTGAAATTTATAGCTACTGCTTTAGCCCAGTAATTGATGACTATACCGAGCGATATAAGCAGGCTAGCGATCGCTTTGTCTGTCAGTCTAACGAGCTGGACTTTAAACAAATTGCTAAATTGATTGCTGCAGATGCATTAGATATATTGGTGTACTTAGATCTGGGCATGGAACCCTTAGGATTATTGGTGGCATCGCTCAAATTGGCCCCAATCCAATGCGTGGCATGGGGACATCCCTTAACGACGGGGTTGCCGACAATCGATTACTTTTTGTCAGGGGACTTGATGGAGCCTCAAGACGGTGAGGCACACTATACTGAAACACTGATCCGTTTGCCTGGGATTGGCACTTATTACGATCTACCTGAAATCCCCGATCTGACTGCATCTAGATCGAGCTTGGGGATTGCAGAAGGAAAAATTTTCTATTTGTCTTGCCAATCATTACATAAATACTTGCCTCAATATGACTACCTCTTTGCTGAGATTGCATTGAGAGTTCCTCATGCTAGATTTCTCTTCTTAGCAACGTTTAGCAAGCATTACACGGGGAAATTTGCTCGGAGAATGGCCCGAGCATTTGAGGAGAGGGGATTAAACTTCTCGGATTATTGCGAGATTGCCCCCCAACGGGAATGGGCCGAGTATTGTGCGATGAATAAGACCGCAGATGTCTTTTTAGATACATTCGCTTGGTCGGGGGGAGTCACAACACTGGAGGCGATCGCCTGTGGATTGCCGATTGTGACCTGTCCGGGAAGGCAGATGCGGGGGCGACATGCCTATGGGATTTTGCAAACGTTGGGGGTGACTGCCACTGTTGCCAGCACTCCAGAAGAGTACGTTGAGATTGCCTGCAAGCTGGGGAGCGAACGACAGTTTCGCGACAGTGTTGTTGAGGAAATGCAGGCAAAATATATGAATTTATACCGCAATTGA
- a CDS encoding biotin--[acetyl-CoA-carboxylase] ligase — protein sequence MLDPARLRSQLTANYCGHHLVQYAVLDSTNRLLSDWAQSSLSGGHPLPEGTAAIAMQQRAGRGQRGHIWESAVGGLYLSVLLYPSVALPRLLELTLAIAWGVALQVRRDLGVAVALKWPNDLVVDGRKLGGVLLQGRSRAGRVTAAIAGLGLNGNNPVPAKGISLAQVLGKTVDLHDVAAIALVGIETGYEAWQAKGLAGLEPTYESLMLHRQAVVPQVGDRATVTGIGPRGELQVATATGVQTFQPGEIELGYEVALGAGSE from the coding sequence ATGCTCGATCCCGCCCGCCTGAGATCGCAACTGACCGCAAACTACTGCGGACATCACTTAGTTCAATATGCGGTACTCGATTCCACCAATCGACTGCTTTCGGACTGGGCTCAATCGAGTCTATCTGGAGGACATCCCTTACCAGAAGGGACAGCGGCGATCGCTATGCAGCAACGGGCCGGCCGCGGCCAGCGGGGTCACATTTGGGAATCGGCAGTGGGAGGGCTCTATCTATCGGTGTTGCTGTATCCGTCGGTCGCGTTGCCTCGCCTGTTGGAACTGACGCTGGCCATTGCTTGGGGGGTGGCACTGCAAGTACGTCGAGATTTGGGGGTGGCAGTGGCTCTGAAGTGGCCCAACGATTTAGTCGTTGATGGGCGCAAGTTGGGGGGGGTGCTGCTGCAAGGGCGATCGCGGGCGGGGCGGGTAACGGCGGCGATCGCCGGATTGGGACTGAATGGCAATAATCCTGTGCCCGCCAAGGGGATTTCTCTGGCGCAGGTATTGGGGAAGACCGTGGATCTGCATGACGTAGCGGCGATCGCCCTTGTGGGGATTGAAACTGGGTATGAGGCATGGCAGGCAAAGGGGCTGGCGGGGTTGGAACCTACATATGAATCTCTCATGTTGCATCGGCAGGCAGTCGTGCCCCAAGTGGGCGATCGCGCTACAGTGACGGGCATTGGCCCCAGAGGGGAATTGCAGGTGGCGACTGCTACAGGAGTGCAAACGTTTCAACCTGGGGAAATTGAGTTGGGGTATGAAGTAGCGTTAGGCGCAGGCTCCGAGTAA
- a CDS encoding nucleoside deaminase: MHNRRDRHHWMQQAIAAAQAAGAAGEIPVGAVVVFDNRPIAVAGNRRERDRDPTAHAEIVALRSAGRALNRWQLQGCTLYVTLEPCPMCASAIAQARLDRVVYGADDPKAGAIRSVLNLPASAASFHQPEAIGGILETPCRQLLANWFLALRQSKALDAHSAGDRPPTTDR; encoded by the coding sequence ATGCATAACAGACGCGATCGCCACCATTGGATGCAGCAGGCGATCGCCGCAGCCCAGGCAGCAGGAGCGGCTGGCGAAATTCCGGTGGGAGCAGTGGTGGTGTTCGACAATCGCCCGATCGCTGTGGCAGGCAACCGTCGAGAACGCGATCGCGATCCGACGGCCCATGCCGAAATTGTAGCGCTGCGCTCGGCCGGTCGGGCATTGAATCGATGGCAACTACAGGGCTGCACCCTCTACGTCACCCTAGAACCCTGCCCCATGTGCGCCAGTGCGATCGCCCAAGCCAGACTCGATCGCGTGGTCTACGGAGCCGACGATCCCAAAGCTGGAGCCATTCGCAGCGTTCTCAACTTACCGGCCAGCGCTGCCTCCTTCCACCAGCCAGAGGCGATCGGCGGCATTCTGGAAACCCCCTGCCGTCAATTGCTGGCCAATTGGTTCCTCGCCCTCAGACAGAGCAAAGCACTCGATGCTCATTCTGCTGGCGATCGCCCCCCGACAACCGATCGGTGA
- a CDS encoding M23 family metallopeptidase encodes MQQLQSTSSKLNLRQAFQTDRLRIGELLLLKQAIGPAELQAALARQRVSRRPLGEVLVEAGYITRAQLRQVLWEQRIRNAIAASLLALGTALSAIPQVANAQAIDTAACQRQEQQHFTPAAYGRETIAPSLGWVPIGQGRIRPQLRERPSTRLSRVITHLRPGHVMAILDRLEGWYRVEIDGRCGFIAASDIEVWADPDGRDPVPLHNRPSVAQPLRGFSHPLAGAGYVSQGPSGFATHRGRAEFSLDFAVKLGTPVYAMRAGRVVGLEDRFPDSGSGAAGMHRVNYIWIEHEGGYRSAYGHLQQGFRRAVGIEVGDRVAAGERIGYSGNSGYSTAPHLHVEVHRLERGTFGQSVPFQIDRLVTPPDRVELALQARDR; translated from the coding sequence ATGCAGCAGCTTCAAAGCACTTCATCCAAGCTAAATCTTCGGCAAGCTTTTCAGACCGACAGATTGCGCATCGGAGAGCTCTTGCTGTTAAAGCAGGCGATCGGCCCTGCAGAATTACAAGCTGCACTGGCACGACAGCGAGTCAGCAGACGACCTCTGGGGGAAGTGCTGGTTGAGGCAGGTTACATTACTCGCGCCCAACTGCGGCAGGTGTTGTGGGAACAGCGGATTCGCAATGCCATTGCCGCCAGCCTATTGGCTTTGGGGACCGCACTGTCGGCAATCCCTCAAGTAGCGAACGCTCAAGCCATCGATACAGCAGCCTGCCAGCGACAAGAGCAACAGCATTTCACACCTGCAGCCTACGGTCGAGAGACGATCGCTCCATCTTTGGGCTGGGTTCCGATCGGACAAGGGCGCATTCGTCCCCAGTTACGCGAACGACCCAGTACTCGCTTGTCTAGAGTCATCACTCACCTGAGACCGGGGCACGTGATGGCAATTTTGGATCGGCTCGAGGGCTGGTATCGCGTCGAGATTGACGGTCGCTGCGGCTTTATTGCGGCCTCGGACATTGAGGTTTGGGCCGATCCCGACGGCCGCGATCCCGTGCCATTGCACAATCGTCCATCTGTGGCACAGCCCCTGCGGGGATTCAGTCATCCATTAGCTGGCGCGGGATATGTCTCTCAGGGGCCAAGTGGTTTTGCCACCCATCGCGGACGGGCAGAATTTTCCCTAGACTTTGCAGTAAAGCTGGGGACGCCCGTCTATGCCATGCGGGCAGGTCGCGTGGTGGGCCTAGAAGATCGCTTTCCCGACAGCGGTAGCGGCGCGGCAGGCATGCATCGAGTCAACTATATCTGGATCGAGCACGAGGGAGGCTATCGCTCGGCTTACGGTCATTTACAGCAGGGGTTCCGGCGGGCTGTCGGGATCGAAGTCGGCGATCGCGTTGCAGCAGGCGAGCGAATTGGCTATTCAGGCAATTCTGGCTACAGTACAGCTCCCCACCTCCACGTAGAGGTCCATCGACTCGAACGCGGTACCTTCGGGCAATCAGTCCCCTTCCAGATCGATCGCCTTGTCACCCCTCCAGATCGGGTGGAGCTTGCGTTGCAAGCGCGCGATCGCTAG
- a CDS encoding Rrf2 family transcriptional regulator: MQLSCKCEYALLALFELAQHYDTGEPLQIKQIATKQDIPERYLEQLLAILRRQGIVRSQRGAKGGYLLGREPWNICLQEAIEAIEGAEAAKQRATTSDSGTAEGKILRETWQEARLAADAILKKYTLQDLCDLRAQQQRANVMYYI, encoded by the coding sequence GTGCAACTGTCTTGTAAATGCGAATATGCCCTGTTGGCGCTGTTTGAATTAGCACAGCACTACGATACAGGCGAGCCGTTGCAGATCAAGCAAATTGCCACCAAGCAAGATATTCCCGAGCGCTACTTAGAGCAGTTACTGGCGATTCTGCGCCGTCAGGGGATTGTGCGCAGTCAGCGAGGAGCCAAAGGGGGTTACTTGTTAGGTCGGGAACCCTGGAACATCTGCCTGCAGGAGGCGATCGAGGCGATCGAAGGGGCGGAGGCCGCCAAGCAGCGTGCAACAACATCAGATTCCGGGACTGCCGAAGGGAAAATCCTGCGAGAAACGTGGCAGGAAGCGCGATTGGCTGCCGATGCCATTTTGAAAAAATATACGCTTCAGGATCTGTGCGATTTGCGGGCACAGCAGCAGCGGGCGAACGTGATGTACTACATTTAG
- the ubiE gene encoding bifunctional demethylmenaquinone methyltransferase/2-methoxy-6-polyprenyl-1,4-benzoquinol methylase UbiE, protein MPSSTVQSVADVRDLFDRIAPQYDRLNDWLSLGLHRVWKGMAVGWAQPPQGGTVLDLCCGSGDLALQLARAVGPSGRIVGVDVSEQLLAIARRRSQRAGDRAQRGQLDWICADALHLPFAENSFDAATVGYGLRNLTDIPQALRELRRVLVPGARAAILDFQRLDFTSSHWMAEFQQLYLDAVVVPAAASLGLQQEYEYIQQSLANFPTAAEQGQLAIAAGFEMPQFYDLAGGLMGILVLAKPAV, encoded by the coding sequence ATGCCTAGCTCTACCGTGCAGTCTGTTGCCGACGTGCGAGATCTGTTCGATCGCATTGCTCCCCAATACGATCGCCTCAACGATTGGCTCAGTTTGGGGCTTCACCGCGTTTGGAAAGGCATGGCGGTGGGATGGGCACAGCCGCCACAGGGGGGCACGGTGTTGGATCTGTGCTGTGGCTCGGGGGATCTGGCCCTACAGCTCGCTCGGGCGGTGGGGCCGAGCGGTCGCATCGTTGGCGTTGATGTATCGGAGCAGTTGTTGGCGATCGCGCGACGGCGATCGCAGAGGGCAGGCGATCGAGCGCAGCGGGGTCAGTTGGATTGGATCTGTGCCGATGCCCTACACTTGCCCTTTGCAGAAAACTCTTTCGATGCCGCGACTGTGGGCTACGGCCTGCGCAACCTGACGGATATTCCTCAGGCACTGCGAGAACTGCGGCGAGTGCTCGTGCCGGGGGCCCGGGCAGCGATTCTCGATTTTCAACGGCTGGACTTCACCTCATCTCACTGGATGGCAGAGTTTCAGCAGCTTTATTTAGATGCAGTTGTGGTGCCTGCGGCTGCCAGCTTGGGACTGCAGCAAGAGTATGAATACATTCAGCAAAGCCTCGCGAACTTTCCCACGGCTGCCGAGCAGGGTCAGTTGGCGATCGCGGCGGGTTTCGAGATGCCCCAGTTTTACGATCTGGCCGGAGGACTGATGGGGATCTTGGTGTTAGCCAAGCCTGCTGTTTAA
- a CDS encoding LptF/LptG family permease, whose amino-acid sequence MTATDSAPPRVAIAPRLRFAMLEGYFLSEMVLPFLFGVVAFTSIGTAIGSLFELVRLVAEKGLPLSVAMQLYVLQSPRIIVLTFPMSTLLATLLAYGRLSGDSEVTALRSCGVSTYRLIVPALMLSLTATGGTFLFNEAIVPQANLRAETLLQTALENRDTLGTRNEDILYQEFGEVAIERPDGSLGTESALQRLFYARRFDGETMFGITVLDFSQQDFNQVIVADEGVWQEREHAWLFSDGTTYIVDALGNYSNILKFESQQVFLPRTPLDLGFSRSPEQMNIRQLKDHIQAQAQAGNFRKVRRLQVDLQLKYAIPFICLTFALVGAPLGMRSQRSSSALGLGLSILIIFGFYTLTFVSQALGQTGALTPVMAAWLPNIAVSAIGLSLIYRAARV is encoded by the coding sequence GTGACTGCGACGGATTCTGCCCCTCCCCGAGTAGCGATCGCCCCCAGATTGCGATTTGCCATGCTGGAGGGCTATTTTCTCTCGGAAATGGTGTTACCCTTTCTGTTTGGCGTTGTGGCCTTCACCTCTATCGGTACGGCCATTGGCTCGCTGTTCGAGTTGGTGCGACTGGTTGCGGAGAAGGGGTTGCCCCTGTCAGTGGCGATGCAGCTCTATGTTCTGCAGTCTCCGCGCATCATTGTGTTGACGTTCCCCATGTCAACCCTGCTAGCCACGTTGCTGGCCTACGGTCGCCTCTCGGGCGACAGCGAAGTCACGGCCTTGCGCAGTTGCGGAGTCAGTACCTATCGCCTAATCGTGCCCGCCCTGATGCTCAGTTTGACCGCGACCGGCGGCACGTTTCTCTTTAATGAAGCGATCGTGCCGCAAGCTAACCTGCGGGCAGAGACACTATTGCAAACAGCACTTGAAAATCGCGACACTCTGGGTACCCGCAACGAAGATATTCTCTATCAAGAATTTGGCGAAGTGGCGATCGAACGACCGGACGGCTCCCTCGGGACCGAATCGGCCTTACAGCGGCTATTTTATGCCCGTCGGTTTGATGGGGAGACGATGTTTGGCATTACAGTGTTGGATTTTTCGCAGCAAGATTTCAATCAGGTGATTGTGGCCGACGAGGGGGTTTGGCAAGAGAGGGAGCATGCTTGGCTGTTTTCCGACGGCACCACCTATATCGTGGATGCCCTGGGCAACTATTCAAACATTCTCAAGTTTGAGAGCCAACAGGTGTTTTTGCCCCGTACTCCCCTCGACTTAGGCTTTTCTCGCAGCCCCGAGCAGATGAATATTCGCCAGCTAAAGGACCATATCCAAGCCCAAGCACAGGCGGGAAATTTTCGTAAGGTGCGGCGTTTGCAAGTGGATCTGCAACTCAAGTATGCAATTCCATTCATTTGCCTGACATTTGCGCTGGTGGGGGCCCCCTTAGGCATGCGATCGCAACGGAGTAGTTCGGCACTGGGGCTGGGGCTGAGCATTTTAATCATTTTTGGCTTCTATACCCTGACTTTTGTCTCCCAAGCTCTCGGTCAAACGGGGGCTTTAACGCCCGTGATGGCTGCCTGGTTGCCTAACATCGCGGTGAGCGCCATTGGTCTCAGCCTGATTTATCGTGCTGCCCGCGTGTAG
- the lptB gene encoding LPS export ABC transporter ATP-binding protein, with amino-acid sequence MKLQLDNISKRYGRREVVKNVSLEVEPGEIVGLLGPNGAGKTTTFYIATGLERPSLGRVWLGDREITELPIHRRAKLGIGYLAQEPSIFRRLSIRDNLLLVMEQTGVPRREWPERLSKSLEEFRITHVIDSLGMQVSGGERRRAEIARALVAGKVGPKFLLLDEPFAGVDPIAVSDIQEAVSQLKQRGIGVLITDHNVRETLAITDRAYIMNDGGIIAKGTSKQLSVDALVRKYYLGENFRL; translated from the coding sequence ATGAAACTTCAGCTAGACAACATTAGTAAGCGGTACGGTCGTCGCGAGGTGGTGAAAAATGTCTCGCTAGAGGTCGAACCCGGAGAGATTGTCGGACTCCTCGGCCCCAACGGTGCCGGGAAAACCACTACGTTCTATATTGCAACTGGCTTGGAGCGCCCCTCTCTCGGGCGGGTCTGGTTGGGCGATCGCGAAATCACCGAACTCCCGATTCACCGCCGTGCCAAGCTGGGGATTGGCTATCTCGCTCAGGAGCCGAGCATTTTTCGGCGGTTGAGCATTCGCGACAACCTCCTGTTAGTGATGGAACAAACAGGAGTGCCCCGACGGGAATGGCCGGAGCGCCTATCGAAGTCACTAGAAGAATTTCGCATTACCCACGTGATCGATAGCTTGGGCATGCAAGTCTCGGGGGGGGAACGGCGCAGGGCAGAGATTGCCCGCGCGCTCGTGGCCGGTAAGGTGGGGCCAAAATTTCTGCTCCTAGACGAACCGTTTGCGGGGGTAGACCCGATCGCCGTCAGCGATATCCAAGAGGCAGTCTCTCAACTGAAGCAGCGGGGGATTGGGGTGTTGATCACCGATCACAACGTGCGCGAAACTTTGGCTATTACCGATCGCGCCTACATCATGAATGACGGCGGGATCATTGCCAAGGGCACGTCGAAGCAGTTATCGGTGGATGCTCTCGTGCGCAAGTATTACTTAGGGGAGAACTTCAGACTGTGA
- a CDS encoding LptA/OstA family protein — MLPLFRPRLQPYCSGVVGLAVLAIAGLSWNSPIWAQENAAPAPADRALTVISDVQTANADTGVIVATGNVIIRYPSREVEGISEIATYYTKEQRIVMEGNVDITQGPNRLQAETVTYLVELNTIEALPAAGQQVESIYVFPSDEGDATTAGEVPEGDNSEVDVEGAISDAAADGIPPLSAPSIDPPDNSTLPDSSTLLDSSTP, encoded by the coding sequence ATGCTGCCGCTATTTCGTCCACGCTTACAACCGTACTGTTCAGGGGTCGTAGGGCTCGCGGTATTGGCGATCGCCGGACTGAGCTGGAATAGCCCCATCTGGGCTCAAGAGAACGCGGCACCAGCGCCAGCAGATCGAGCTCTGACAGTGATTTCTGACGTTCAGACCGCCAACGCCGACACCGGAGTTATTGTCGCTACCGGCAACGTCATCATTCGCTATCCCTCCAGAGAGGTGGAGGGGATCTCCGAAATTGCGACTTATTACACCAAAGAACAGCGGATTGTGATGGAGGGCAATGTCGATATTACGCAGGGACCCAACCGCCTGCAGGCAGAAACGGTAACCTATTTAGTGGAGCTGAACACGATAGAAGCGCTCCCCGCTGCCGGACAGCAGGTGGAATCAATTTACGTGTTTCCTTCAGATGAGGGAGATGCGACAACAGCAGGCGAAGTGCCCGAGGGGGACAATTCTGAGGTTGACGTCGAAGGGGCAATATCGGATGCAGCAGCCGATGGAATCCCGCCACTGTCGGCCCCATCGATCGATCCTCCAGACAACTCGACTCTCCCAGACAGCTCGACTCTCCTAGACAGCTCGACTCCCTAA
- a CDS encoding MAPEG family protein: MTIDTTCLLILALWSIPLNHIPAIARVAAAGVNWGLGNRDRKPEVAAWVERADRAQRNHHDNLATIAVAILLVQVTGQTDEITGIASIVLVISRILHSLTYIAGIPVVRSLAYFSGLIAIGTIVWRLFA; the protein is encoded by the coding sequence ATGACAATTGATACAACTTGTTTGCTGATTTTAGCGCTGTGGTCGATTCCGCTCAATCATATTCCCGCGATCGCCAGAGTGGCAGCGGCAGGGGTGAATTGGGGCTTGGGCAATCGCGATCGGAAGCCAGAGGTGGCGGCATGGGTGGAACGGGCCGATCGGGCACAGCGCAACCATCACGATAATTTGGCGACGATCGCCGTTGCGATCTTACTGGTCCAGGTAACAGGACAAACAGACGAGATTACCGGGATAGCCTCGATTGTTTTAGTCATCTCGCGCATTCTCCACAGCTTGACCTACATTGCTGGCATTCCGGTGGTGCGATCGCTAGCTTACTTCAGCGGACTCATTGCGATCGGAACGATTGTTTGGCGACTGTTCGCCTAA
- a CDS encoding DUF4351 domain-containing protein encodes MSSTRQDFDNPWKDIMEVYFKECLAFFFPKIYAEIDWSRGYEFLNTELQQIARDAEVGKRWADKLAKVWRKDGSEVCVIIHAEVQGQPESIFEARMFTYYYRLRDKFQVPIVSLAILSDERASWRPNQFETGLWDCELSFRFPTVKLLDYEQRWEELEASQNPFATVVMAHLKTQATRGQPTERKGWKWRLTRRLYERGYERQAIVNLYRFIDWVMQLPEELELEFRTELDRWEQENRMPYLSTIERMARQEGLEQGREEGREQGREQGREQGLEQGLERGLEQGLERGLEQGLERGLEQGLERGLEQGERALILRQLARRFGEIPTQRQVRIEGLALPQLEELGEVLLDFQSGDDLDIWLDACDV; translated from the coding sequence ATGAGCTCAACCCGCCAAGATTTTGATAACCCTTGGAAAGATATTATGGAGGTCTATTTTAAGGAGTGCTTGGCCTTCTTCTTTCCCAAGATCTACGCCGAGATTGACTGGAGCCGAGGTTACGAATTTCTGAATACCGAACTCCAGCAAATCGCCCGCGACGCAGAAGTGGGAAAGCGCTGGGCCGATAAGCTCGCCAAAGTATGGCGCAAAGATGGCAGCGAAGTCTGTGTCATCATTCACGCAGAAGTGCAAGGTCAGCCCGAGAGCATTTTTGAAGCACGCATGTTTACCTACTACTATCGCCTGCGGGACAAATTCCAAGTCCCCATTGTTAGTCTGGCCATCTTGAGTGACGAGCGAGCCAGTTGGCGGCCCAATCAATTTGAGACCGGTCTGTGGGACTGTGAGTTGAGCTTTCGGTTTCCCACGGTGAAGCTGTTAGACTACGAGCAACGCTGGGAAGAGCTGGAAGCCAGCCAGAATCCCTTCGCTACGGTCGTGATGGCGCATCTGAAGACCCAGGCGACGCGGGGTCAGCCAACGGAGCGCAAGGGGTGGAAATGGCGTTTGACGCGGCGGCTGTACGAGCGAGGTTACGAGCGTCAGGCGATCGTCAATCTGTATCGCTTCATCGATTGGGTGATGCAGTTGCCCGAGGAATTGGAGCTAGAATTTCGGACAGAGTTAGATCGATGGGAGCAGGAGAATCGTATGCCTTATCTCAGCACGATTGAGCGCATGGCGCGTCAGGAAGGTCTGGAACAGGGGCGCGAAGAAGGACGCGAACAAGGACGCGAACAAGGACGCGAACAAGGTCTGGAACAAGGACTCGAACGAGGTCTGGAACAAGGACTCGAACGAGGTCTGGAACAAGGACTCGAACGAGGTCTGGAACAAGGACTCGAACGAGGTCTGGAACAGGGAGAACGAGCACTGATTTTGCGCCAGCTCGCGCGGCGATTCGGGGAGATTCCTACGCAGCGCCAAGTTCGCATAGAAGGACTGGCACTACCTCAATTGGAAGAGCTGGGTGAAGTGCTATTGGATTTTCAGAGTGGGGACGATCTCGATATTTGGTTGGATGCATGCGATGTGTGA